From the genome of Vitis riparia cultivar Riparia Gloire de Montpellier isolate 1030 chromosome 2, EGFV_Vit.rip_1.0, whole genome shotgun sequence, one region includes:
- the LOC117934029 gene encoding methanol O-anthraniloyltransferase-like produces MASSSSPLEFSVKRCDPEFVRPTNPTPREVKQLSEIDDQEGLRFQIPVIMFYPNNPLMKGKDPVKVIREALGKALVYYYPFAGRLIEGDNRKLMVDCTGEGVLFIEADADTTLENLGDAIQPMCPCFEELLYDVPGSGGILGSPVVLIQVTRLRCGGFIFALRLNHTMSGIPGLVQFLNAISEMAQGLSVPSLLPIWQRELLNARNPPRITCIHHEYEEVTNTKGTLMAMDENNLVHRSFFFGPKEIRALRNRLPASLGASTTFEVLTAYVWRCRTIAFAVDPDEVVRIICSISMRGKRGFELPPGYYGNAVVTPASITKAGMLCKNPLEYAVRLVKKAKAEMSQEYVKSVADLMVIKGRPSFMHPGNYMVADVTRDGSGEIDFGRGKPVYSGLARAISIISFCARFRNSKGEEGNVIPICLPPPVMERFEQEIKKMTKEEEPVRLITSKL; encoded by the exons ATGGCGTCGTCATCATCTCCTCTAGAATTCTCGGTTAAACGGTGTGATCCAGAGTTTGTTCGGCCTACAAACCCTACCCCACGAGAGGTGAAGCAGCTTTCTGAAATAGATGATCAAGAAGGCCTTCGCTTTCAAATTCCTGTGATAATGTTTTACCCGAACAATCCTTTAATGAAAGGAAAAGACCCTGTAAAGGTCATTAGAGAAGCTCTAGGTAAGGCGCTTGTATACTACTACCCATTTGCAGGCAGGCTGATTGAAGGGGATAATAGAAAACTCATGGTGGACTGCACCGGTGAAGGGGTCTTGTTCATTGAAGCCGATGCCGATaccacacttgagaatcttgGTGATGCAATTCAACCAATGTGTCCCTGCTTCGAGGAGCTTCTGTATGATGTCCCTGGCTCCGGGGGAATTCTGGGTTCCCCTGTTGTCTTAATTCAG GTGACCCGATTGAGGTGTGGAGGATTTATATTTGCATTGCGCCTAAACCACACAATGAGTGGTATTCCTGGCTTGGTCCAATTCCTCAACGCCATAAGCGAGATGGCTCAAGGTCTGTCTGTGCCATCTCTGCTGCCCATATGGCAAAGAGAGCTGTTAAATGCCCGAAATCCGCCACGAATAACCTGTATACATCATGAATACGAGGAGGTAACCAACACCAAGGGCACACTAATGGCCATGGACGAAAATAATTTGGTTCATCGATCATTCTTCTTTGGCCCCAAGGAGATAAGAGCACTTAGGAACCGACTTCCTGCAAGCCTCGGTGCCAGCACGACGTTTGAGGTTCTAACAGCATATGTATGGAGATGCCGCACAATTGCATTTGCAGTAGACCCTGATGAGGTTGTTCGCATTATATGCTCAATCAGTATGCGAGGCAAGCGCGGTTTCGAACTGCCTCCAGGATACTATGGAAATGCTGTTGTGACTCCAGCTTCAATTACTAAGGCTGGAATGCTATGTAAAAATCCATTGGAATATGCGGTAAGGTTAGTGAAGAAAGCCAAGGCGGAAATGAGTCAGGAGTACGTTAAATCAGTGGCAGATCTTATGGTTATCAAGGGCCGGCCCTCATTTATGCACCCGGGGAACTATATGGTTGCAGATGTCACGCGTGACGGGTCTGGAGAGATCGACTTCGGGCGGGGGAAGCCCGTCTATAGTGGGCTTGCTAGGGCTATATCTATTATTAGCTTCTGTGCGCGGTTCAGGAACAGCAAAGGAGAAGAAGGGAATGTCATACCTATATGCCTGCCTCCGCCAGTCATGGAAAGGTTTGAACAGGagataaagaaaatgacaaaagagGAAGAGCCTGTTAGACTTATTACATCCAAGCTCTAA